The window ttttgaaatattattacaaattgaaattctccattatataaactactattcttcttcatcttatccaatttaaaattttggtgattgctttatatattttagttattgtttaatttgtctaatattttgtacaacatatcttagtgaaagaaaggtaaaaggcctcttaacatttttgaacaaattatcaaaatatataatatcaactttgaaaactaaaaaaattcccacttaattttaaaaattaaaaataatttatataagaaaaatgtataaataaattcaaagttttaagcatatttaagatcgtataataataaatattttattatttatattttagtaagatataattttattaaagatatgataaataagaaaaacatgttaatgtatttatataaatcagaaaaaattgtcaccaaaattttaaattggataagatgaagaataatagtagtttatataatttcaaatttgtaatagtattttaaaaagttacttttatctagttgttagtgtgcccatTTAAAAGGGTATCACAACATGGTTTGAGTTCCGGAATGaacatgttttttaaaaaaaaatagatatatatatatatatatatgtatatataaatgacGTCTtcttatcttgttaacggttgactaacttctgttagagtaaatgtagatttatgcactttttaagaagttcaggtagtttttataaattatacttaAGTTGAGGCCGATTTTGGCACTGTCCATTTGTTCGGGtcctatttggcacgactgagagtgttagggtcgaaattggcacttttcctcgtatatcaaaacgacgtcgttttatcttgttaacgatTGACTAACTtttgttagagtcaatgtagatttaagcacgttttaagaagttcgggtagttttttcgaattatagttgagttgaggtcgtatttggcactgatcaattgttcgggtcgtatttggcacgactgaaatagttggggtcgaaattgacaTTTTTCCCCGAAAATGATGTAGTCGTTTTAGGCCCAATTTTGATAAATTGATTTtctgtttagaaaaaaaaaaaagaaaaacaaagctCGGCGATTCCCTCGTCCTCTTGGCGCACATCCCAAACCAAATGGCGCGTAAAACTGTGCTAATTATCTGGTACAATGAAATGATTTGAGATCTCTTCAAATCAAAAGTCAACactttaaatagtaaaaaacaaaaccaaaattttgaaccaaaACAGAAACGGAGAAATTTTTCTTTCCAACACGAGTTCCCTCCATAACACAGAGCCCTTTTCCAAGTTTCTGAAAATTTTAGAACCATcctcaaaaccaaaaaattccCTCCAGAGAAacgaaaacaccaaaaacttcaaaaacaaaTCTCAGATCTATGAACTTCCAAATCTGTTTCAAAGTCCCTCCTATTCACACACTTCATATACAGTTCTTCAGTTCCTCCTTTCCTCAATCAagtccatctctctctcttctctcattCTCACTCTATCTCTCTAATTGTACATCAATGGCGGCTCTCGATCTAAAAGCTCAACACGACAACAAAGAGAATGTCTCGCCCTCGGAGATGACCATTACTTCTGTCAAGCCTCTGGATTCTTCTTCATCCATTGATAAAGACAAAACCCAAATCAGAATCAGGAGAAAGAGATCTAGAAGACAGCCTCTTAAAGACATCACCAATCTATTTGTCTCATCATCACCATTGTCCTCTTCGTTTCTGATTCGTCACTTCTCCTCTTCTCCGACTCTATCGGTTGATCCCAAATGCATGAAGAGAAGATCTGTTGTTGCTCTCAAGGCTTCTTCTACCTTCTCTTGTAGAAATTTCAGATGATCTTTAGAATTGGGTTCTTTTCCAGTTTTTGGAATTATGTATCAGTTTTTAGTTAAGGGTATCTATCAATACCCTGTCATTAGCTTTTATGTACTCAACACACAAGATATGTTTCCATGAGTATACTGGTTTCTCAATTATTACGATTCTTGCGGATGGTGACACACAACAGTGATTTTATTCGAATTGTGATCTGGTCTTTTTGACTAGCTCTTGGTTTTTCAAATGCACTAGCCAGGAATATTTGAGATAGTAGCTACTGCAATTTTCCCCATCTGAGAAGTGAATCGAAGTCGTCTTTCTGTTAAATGATAACTGATACTATGTCCTGTGGTTTAGGAAAAAACCTGTGTCATGGAGTTGGATTGTGTACTATGTGTACACTGATAAGTGATAACTGTGTCATGAACTTTTTTAGAGCATCCCCACCTTATTTTTGAGATTCACCAAACTTCAAAATTTGAAGTTTGAAAAACAACCTCAACTGCAGTTTTAAATTCTTTGTATTTTGTACTGAAGTCCATATTCATTAAATTAAGTTGGATCATAAGTTTTTGTTATAAACAACTTAAAAACATACACTTAGACCTGACTGGTttaaacgcagcggttgcggttgcggttgcgggagtttgtggatgcgagcagttgcggtttctagcggttttaagagatttgtacgactggtactgcggttaaaaatttgtgcgtttgcgggtgacttatgactggttaactaccaaatgcggtaacattaaaataataaattaacaatatttacatttaatataatgataaaaatattaaaaatcataaaattataataaatataaaatttatatttagaaagttataattttaatttttgaaaatttattgaaattgtttttattataaaaatttataatattaattaaaatataatagatatattttaatattttcataatttcaattttaaaatttttattaaatatttttacttttgtatatatattatttaaaaaaaaagaaaaaaatttaccctcccgcaaccgcccgcaaccgcaaacgcttgctggagccagcttttaaatttatgagattcggagcggtttaAAGCGGTTTAAAGCGATtcgagtgattgttgcaaaccgccgacaaccgataccaaccgctaccaaccgcaaaagctgcgtttgcgggtggtagcgggaaaaccaatcgCCCCCTTAATAATCACTAGCAAAATTGATTGTAAGTTTGTAACGCAGTCTTCATTTTTGTGATATTTATATGTTCATGCAATTTTCTTTCTGTTTGTTGTATgagtttttttaacataaattgttgatgtgtaaatttttgtttacgattgaaatatgaaatatttaataattttattttcacttaAGATGTTCacttaaattatgtaaatatatatgtgACAAAAATTGTATGACAAAAATTTATGAGATAATAACTATATAGATTAGAATGCATGCAAATGAAAGATGAAATCCCATATTTAAAGTTGCTTTTTTTCGCAACTGATTTTAATTTAAAGTTGCTTTTGAAAtgaataaaacttcaaatttttagatatcttttaGAAATGTTCTTAGAAGACAGAAGATATATTTACAAACTcatattaaacatttataaccTCTGTAATACGGTCTAAAGATTATATATGATCTTCCAAACTCTCAATAAAGTTATTGCATTTTTGTAaaagaatattatatttatttaaataaattttacccTTAACATCTATAAAATTACATTTACAATCTCAAATTAAGCATTCATAATTTCTCCTATACCATCTAAAAATTATAGATGATTTTCCAGACTCTAAAAAGtgtaaaaacaatttatttataatatacatttatataaatagtattttttgaaaacttaTTAACTACTATTCtcaatagtttttattaaaGTTGTTTACTTATTTTAACACTTATTTGTCAATGCTTACTTTTATCCTTTAAGATAATAACATTATTAGTTTCAATTCACTTACACTCTCTAGATAAGAATCATTAGGGAAATATTTTTCATGACAAAAGTGTAACATTTGCAGAATGATCATTGATTATGCATTCTTTTTGCACTATCCCGcttatttttttaatccaaTCCAGcattctatattttatattcagtGTGAAactaaaaaatgattttaattgTACTTTGGAATgatgtttataattttcaatTCTCGATAATTGAATTGTAAAACACTAGTCAAAACATAATGAAAATATAGACggatcaaaacaaaaatatttgttaagaaGTTTGAGTAACAAAACCACCAAAAATAGACCATTTAATAGGGAAACAATTTTAGTTTTGTGTTGTGTGTATatcatattttgtaatattttcttgCCAAAGTGAAATAATGCTTAGCAAATGccatgttgataaaaaaaaaaaaaaaaagaagcaactGCCATAAAAGTATCAAATTAGATATGATGTATTTcgctaaaaaaacatttaagaaatatatatacaaaacaatcCGTACTTATGCACTCGCAATCACCTAATCATtcaatagaagaaaaaaacgatTAGTGATTTACCGATGTGCAGCATCATAAGCCTATTAAAAACaacaatttatttgtcaaagtttatcgttttaaattttgttgtcaactaaaaaaaaaaaaaaaaaaaaaactaaagtaaaCTTCTGACTTTTTGGTCAGACAGGAAGTCTCTTTCATCTGTCACTAAAATGCTGTAGTGATTTACCGATGTGCTGCAAAATACTTGGCTCAAACAAAAACTTGCTAACACAGCACAGTGACACCCTTAATAGATGATG of the Brassica rapa cultivar Chiifu-401-42 chromosome A03, CAAS_Brap_v3.01, whole genome shotgun sequence genome contains:
- the LOC103860996 gene encoding uncharacterized protein LOC103860996 codes for the protein MNFQICFKVPPIHTLHIQFFSSSFPQSSPSLSLLSFSLYLSNCTSMAALDLKAQHDNKENVSPSEMTITSVKPLDSSSSIDKDKTQIRIRRKRSRRQPLKDITNLFVSSSPLSSSFLIRHFSSSPTLSVDPKCMKRRSVVALKASSTFSCRNFR